A part of Carassius carassius chromosome 4, fCarCar2.1, whole genome shotgun sequence genomic DNA contains:
- the LOC132132389 gene encoding transgelin-3-like has product MSAAMANRGPSYGLSREVQEKIEQKYDPDLEARLVEWIVVQCGDDLERPEPGKQNFQKWLMSGTILCRLINSLYPRGQEPVKKITETKMVFKQMEKISQFLQAAEEYGVNRGDIFQTVALWEGKDMAAVQRTLTALGSEALTKDDGHYRGDKDWFHRKAKVHKREFSEDQLRQGRSLIGLQMGSNRGASQSGMVGYGTPRQIMRHDSPRDNGHQSNP; this is encoded by the exons ATGAGTGCCGCCATGGCAAACAGGGGACCAAGCTATGGGCTCAGCCGTGAGGTCCAAGAGAAGATTGAACAGAAGTATGATCCAGATTTGGAGGCTCGGCTTGTGGAATGGATTGTGGTCCAGTGTGGCGACGACTTGGAGCGACCTGAACCTGGCAAACAGAACTTCCAGAAATGGCTCATGAGTGGAACT ATTCTCTGCCGGCTCATCAACAGTCTGTACCCCAGAGGTCAGGAGCCAGTTAAGAAAATCACAGAAACTAAAATGGTCTTCAagcaaatggaaaagatttctcAGTTCCTGCAGGCGGCTGAAGAATACGGTGTCAACAGAGGAGACATATTCCAAACTGTTGCTCTTTGggaag GAAAGGACATGGCTGCAGTCCAGAGGACACTGACGGCCCTGGGAAGTGAAGCTCTCACAAAGGATGATGGACACTACCGTGGAGACAAAGACTGGTTTCATAG GAAAGCCAAGGTCCACAAGAGGGAGTTTTCTGAGGACCAGCTGCGTCAAGGCCGCAGTCTTATCGGCTTGCAGATGGGAAGCAACCGTGGAGCGTCTCAGTCTGGCATGGTAGGGTACGGCACCCCACGGCAAATCATGCGGCATGACTCTCCTCGAGACAACGGCCATCAGAGCAATCCCTAA